The window TTGTACCCTTTGGTCTCTGTTGTGTAACAGCCTATTTTTCATCATAGTTCCCTGACCAGTGCCCTGTTTCCATATTCCTCCTCCGAGCAGATGAGATGCAGAGCTGTTGAGAATCAAACCTGACTTGTTACACTCCTGTTTTGTCCTATCCAGGTGATAAAAACCTTAGACCCCAAGCTAAATCCAGCATCAGCAGAAATTATGTTGCTCAGAAAACAGATActggagaaagacaaaaaaattgaaGCACTAGAGGTAAaaaatttacatatatttaataataacTTCTAATATGTGTGTCCTGATATGAGACAGTCAAGATAGTGTTTTTTAATGATTCAGTAAAGTCTGCTTGACTGAAATCCTGACTTTATAAATGCCATGGCCTCAGATTtcttttatataatatatactaGGTAAGTGTATTATATAATAGCAATTCAATAACAGGACAAGAATAGTCAGCCACTGGAAGCACATTCTTGTCTTTTCAGGTGGAAAAATTACCAAATTATTTATAGACTTACAGATACACCCTAGATCTCTTGTGCATTTCCCCACACAAAAACCCTTAGAATGTATTCCTAAGTTGTTTCTATGTTTCTGTCTGCAACTTGTTTAAAGTTTAGCCTTTTTGAAGTAGTCTGATACAATTTCTCTCACAGTCTTTTATGGAAGTATCTTTATTTATACTTCTAAGCTATCTAGTTGTTTTGCATATTGAAGCATTTCTGCTGCCTGTGTTTGTTTCACTCAGTGGATTGCAATAAGTTTATGCAGATGCAATTTATGTTTTAATTgagcttcccttccctcttgTCTCCTTGTAGAACGAATACAAACTGGCAAAGCTACATGATTATGAGGAAAAGCTAATTGTAACTGCATGGTATAACAAGGTGGGTAAAAAATTCATTTGTTGCTAAATATGACAGTTAAATTGCAGCTAATctaaaaaatgctgcaaaagaATTTGTCTGTGCATACTGAATAAGCATgaaagttctagccaggtgggggttggtctcttctcccaggcactcagcaataggacaagggggctcaagctctgccaggggaaattgaagttggagatcagaaaaagattctttgcagagagagtgctcaggcattggaatgggctgcccagagagggggtggattccccgtccctggaggttttgaacctgagcttggccgtggcactgagtgccatgatctggtaaagggactggagttggaccaagggttggacttgatgatctcggaggtcttttccaacccaatccattctgtgattctatggatgtggcactgagtgagaatccaccacatcttgatccaaccctgctgtgagaatccaccacatcttgatccaaccccactgtgatcaccagcccagggcacagagtgccctgggctggtgatcacagtggggttggatcaagggttggacttgatgatcttggaggtcttttccaacctaattggTTCTACGATTCTATGAGCTTTGTGCATGAAAGACAGCAGggatttttaattctgtttttgctgttatttgAGCTGTTGAACTGTTTTGCAGAGCCTGACTCTGCAGAAGCTGGGTATGGAAGCACGGCTGGTTGGCAGCAGCGGTGCCTGCAAGGATGGGCCGGGCCGCTCGTTCCTGGCTCAGCAACGTCACGTCACCAACACCAGGAGGAGTCTCACTGTCAAAGTACCAGGGGCAACATCTGACTAGACCACAAGGACCATGAGGAAAACTTACCTGCTAAAGTGTCCTTAAATGTTTTATAGCTTCCACTTGATGAAAGAGGAGGTTAAAACTGGGCAGCTGCAAATTCAACATCAGAACTATCGAAAAGTGATTAATTTAATCAGTGGTGTGTCTAGAAGGTAGCAACGTAGTTTTCCAAGTAGATTTAAGGACTGCAGTAGCTATTGATAAGCACAACTTCAAAGATTTATATTTGCCTTCAGATTatattgtaaataaaaaatttggcactatatatttaaaactttatttaatGGGTGTGGGCTGGAAAGCTGACTTTTATAATGGGAAGATGTTATGCAAAAATGTACTTCAGGAAAACTGGCAATATTGGGCATTTTTGCTGGGCTCTTCTAAAAGTAGATTTAAAAGATCAGTaccatgttttaaaaaaatactttttttagactagaaagaacaattttaaaagcaagaacATACTTGCATTTATATAGAAATACAGGCATAGTACCAGTACAGAAGACAGGATTTGTtttgtgagaaacagaattactccgtttacttaaaaaaaaagcttaagtTTCTGCATAAACACACTAAAGAAAACCTGTCTTTAAGACATTGAATTCACTTAAGCCAAAAAAACTTGTCTTTTCCTGTGTAAGAAAAAAGCTATTACAATAATTCAAAAGTCTGGGCTCTATTCTAAAAGTCTGGCATATTTGTACACTGTATTTATTTGCAGGATGGGGGTTAAGTGGGAAGGAAACACATTTATTTCAACCTATACGACCCTGGgcatggaaattaattttcttctttcttaaatGTAGTTTCACTTCAGTTACTCTCATCTGACTGTGCTAGGCAGAGGAATGAAAGATGGCTTTGGCAGTTCTTGGCAGCAAAGACTGTTTGTTGGCAGGGAGGAAAAGTGCACAAACTATAATGGTTtgatagaaaatgaaaaggggATTGATATCTGAAATTTGTGTTGCAGGAGGTTGCTGTCTGTCACAAAATTTgtcactttatttattttccaaatgtcTCGTTGTGAATTGCATCTTTAGGAAACCTGGTAATGTCTGTTATTCTTTGCAAACAGTCTAGAACAAATTCATTATGCCCATagttgaataaaataaaactgccaGCAgcccttaaaataaaatgaatacaCTTAAACTAAGTATTTGAGGGTGCTCTAGCAGAGCATCACCTAGTATAAAACTTAGCCATATTTGTGAATGAAAACACACCTGTCTCACCATCTTTGATTTGAGAGCAGAGTTCCACTTTGCAGAATTTAGGTCTTGAATTGTGAAATTTGGGTACTCTTTCATTCTACATACCCCTCACTATGGCTCGTCCTttgatttcttccttctccagcaTCTTAAATTCTTCACTGGGCATTGCATGCAatgccagggaaaaggcaagTATTCATTGCTGATACAGAGGGTTGCTTCTTAGCTGTGGTGGTTGTTTTACAGTGCTGTACATTTAGGCATTCAACAGATTTCCTCCTCCAAAAGGCATTGCTGAAAAGCCAGCCTCATGCTACGTGTGGTGTGAGCAGAGAACACACCAGACACGTGGCTGTTGGAGAGTTTTGTCTGTCTGGTGCTGTTCTTTAGGACTGTATGCCTGGACTACCTCTTGGGTTTTGAGGTCTTTTATTGCTGCAGTGATATTAGTGGAGTTTGTGTTTTTAAGGTACAGTTGCTTGTTCCCTCTGCTGGTGGtgtgggtggtggtggtgagcAGTGGAGCAGGAGGTTGTCTTAGCAAGGTGCTTACGTTCCCAAGGCCTGGTACGTGGTGTGCTCTAGTGAAATGTGAAGCTGTCACTGATAGTGTTGAGTGGGTCTCTTAACCCTCGTTCTTTACAGCATGGAAACTTTCATGGCCGTCCTTAAATACTCATCTAGTTCGTAGGCTTGATGCATTTGTTGTTCTTCTCACAGTAGtggagctgtgtctgtgtctgtcagGTGCTGAATAGTGACAAACTTGGAGCAAATGTCCTCGACTTACACTTCTCAAAACTGCAGACCCTGGGACCAAAAATAACCAAGAACCTCCCTATCATTTAATTGGAAGTTTGTCTTCTGACTAGTGATGGAAGAATTTAAAACCCGAACTACAGGCAGGGATCAGCCTTTTTCAGGGCACAGTTGTCCCCATAGTCTTGTTGGGGTTGCCAAATATTAATCAGGTTTCAGATACTGGATGAAAAATTGCttatttgggatttttccaAACTGTTAAGAGTTAAGCCTGTGAATGTATCTTAAGGGTTTCTTTGGGATTGAGAACCTGTTTAAGAGCAGCTGTTCTACAACTGGTTAAACATGGGTTACGTCCTATGAATGAGGAACTGATCTGTAGAAATAAATACTGGATTATAAGCCATGGTGTTGTGTTCACTTCAGCTCATCTGGCTGTGCAGGAAGGACCACTAAATGAGTATAATTTTAATGTTTGCTTCATTCATGTCAAACAAAAGAGCTGCTAATGCCATTGCTGTGTCACAGCAGAGTTGTGTGCAATGTGtagcagcagagctctggcagtTCCTGTCCTTTgatgcagcactgctgaggcaggATGAAAAAAGTGGCCTCTTGTCTCTGCTGCAAACTGAGTTCACACCATCCCATCAGCACAGTGAGGAACACACTCAAACATGAGGTGAAATCACTGAATGCTGCTGAAGTTAAACAGCATTATTAGTCATTTAACCAGTTTCCAGAAAAACGGGTAATACAGATccaaagaaacaacaaataTGTTCTGATTGACATATcatttgttaattatttttatataagaTTACTGTGGAAGAGAAGTGTTTTATAGCAATAATACAAATTCTGGACTAGTAGGTTCTTTTACTTGAGATGGGTCAGGCAGCAGTTTTGAGAAGATTCTTTTGCAATGACTTTATTATAGTGCATTAAGAAAcatacactgaaaataaattttcacctgattttttttgttcattaaaaatatatatatgggTATTCTATTTTCTATGATATAAACTTCCTTGAAAATAAGTAATATAAGCAATACTGATGTTCTATTTAGGTAGCCATAAATAGATTAGAAATTAGAGAATAAAAACACTTGTTTAAGAGTTGGTAATGTCTAGTACAGTAATTTCCTGAcatgtttcatttttccctttccttgaagCTAGAGTTAAGGTTTGCAGTGTATGGGTGTCTACAtcttctgtttaaaacaaatgtaaacACTGTGTTGCATAGAACTTGAAAATTGCactaatttttaaacttttggttttatttttttctttggaaagagtTCTTTTATATTCacataaagatttttaaaatgaattcttTGGTGTCTTTATTCCAAGCAGTGCATTTAATGGTCCCTAGCTGATGTAAGCATCCATATTTCTGGGCAACACATGACCTGGCTCTGCATGTTGGTATAATTTACACCATCTGAAATACGTTACAGGATGTGTAAGGTGTGTATAGTGAGGGTACGTATGGAGTGAGTTGGGCTACCTTTCCCTCTTTTCAGTTCATTCCAGCTTACACTTCTGCTCCCACCCCGAGGTGGTTGCCCCTGCTCAGCCTGCAGTCATCCCAGAGCTGAGCAAACGACCTTGTGAAGTGAAAAGCCTAAACCCCACTACAACTTAGCTGTCCATTGAGTTCAGTAATTGCTCAGTGCCACTGAAGTAGGTGAGGGTCTCTGCCTGTCCTCAGCCCCACCTGAGgggtgacagagggacaggtaCACCCCTAATCACTGTGTTTGCTgttatttggaaaagaaaactgacTGCCCGCTCCAGCCTGTACTGCAGGTTATTTATGTGCTCCATTCTTAGTCTCGTTGTCAGCTTTCATGTTCCCTGAGCACCAACCCCAACCCAGAAGTGATGCTGGGAAAGAGCAGGCAGCCTCCAGAGGGAAGACctgaggatgaggagctggGATGCCTCAGTGTGGCAGAAGTCCTGGTGAGCATGAAGTGAAGGACCAGATCCAGCAAAcctgtttttcctgctttctgagGCTGGACAAAGCAATTCCAGACACGGAAGAACAAAATGTGCAGGTGCGTGtctgagggagaagggagaggcactgagctgtgcaggaagcctgagctgagctgcaggatgTGCTCAGCCCTCTGTTTGCTTACAGTGTTGCTGGTAGCTCCTGAGGAGCCCAGCACTGTAGTGGGAGGTTTGTATGTTTGGGAaaggggtgtccctggaggagAGGTGAAGGAGGGAGGCCCTGAGTGCAAAGGGAAGTTGAGGTCAGCTGTGTGTGGGAGGTGGTTGTGGTGGAGTGGGCAAAATATTGAAGAAGCCTGTGAAATGTGTTGTTTTCTGAGTATTAGAGgcctggggaggagggggaggaagcTTTTGGATACAGCAGGAGCTtgggaaaggaaatggaaatcTGAGCCAAGCATTGGGGAAAAGAAGTACCCCAAAACAGTCAAATGACACCTGTGAATTGGGAGTGCTTTGGGAATAATGCTGCACACAGCAGAAAGTTGTCACTGCTCCCTTCCCCTGATCCCAGTCAATTCCAGGCACACAGCCTACTTCCAGCCTGCCCCTTCTGCTTctccaaagaaaggaaaagaaaggatgtAGAGTCTAGAAAGTCAAATGGACTTCCTTGTTTCTGCTGTCAAGGGAAGGTGTGTGAGTCCCAGCAGCAGGTTGGAGAGCAGCTGGCATGGGGAGAGGAGTgggtgggagagctgggattgggAATGGCTAGGTTCTCACCCAAAGTGGGATGAGACAGGTCCTGCATTACATATGGATTGGTTTGAGTCCCACCACACATTCTCATGTCTCCACCTTATGGATCTGCAAAACAGCTTTGAGTGCCAGGAAAAGCATCTTCTTACTCCAACCTCTTGCTTCCACCTGGCACAGAAAATtagaggaggcagcagaagtCCCACCAAGGCCTGTGCTTGAAGGAGCCTTGCCAAAAGCCGTGTTCATGTGGAGAAATTTGCTTCCTCTAGGAGCATATGAACAGTACTCCAAGGAAAATTGAAAACTAACAGGAAAAGATTGCTCTCTGCCTGTTTTCTCAGCAGGTGAGCAGGTGCTGGAGGTGTGTGTTACTGGTGCTGTGCTCCTTTCCTACCAGGcagccctggtcctgcccctgagagctgcagctTCTCATGACTGGAGACCTCACCAGGGTCCTGTGGTGCAGCTGTTACCAAGCCAATGCATTTACTGATGTTAACCATCAGTTGTCAATTTTTGGACTGTTTCACCATGCATGGAATTGTTTAAAATAGTAATTTGTTGCTAGTGTTTTCCAAGGGACCCTGTTCCTCATTAGAATCTTGAGTGCGTTGTGTGTTGCTGGAGCTCACCCCTCTGCCCCTGGACACACCAGTCACTTGGTGATTCTGGGCAAGTAATCAGGGAGGATTTTGAATATCCTATTTGTAGTTTACTTGTGCTGTCAGGGTCATTTATTTCCATCAGTTCATAGGAATTGCCTTTGCTGTCACAGTGCCACCCTTCTGCAATGCTGCAGCAATATGGGGCAGGCCAAAGGCTACACCAGTGCTGGACATGGCCTGGGTTGGTCTGTTCTTTCCAGAATGCTTTGTGCCAAAAATGTTTTGGTAAAGATTTAATGATGCACAAGGCATAGGTGTTATAGAGtgactttttattttagagGAGTACAgttaaggaaagactgagggaTTACTGCATGTATTAGTGCTATAAAAGAAGACCACTGGTATTGCTTTTCCAGTGtacacagccacagcctctACACTGCAATCTCTAAAGTGTCCCTGATTTTGCCACAGTGAACTATGGCCATCCATCAGAAAATTAGGAAAGCCCAGAGTCCCTGATTGATTTACAGTGCCATAGGTCAAACCTAAAAGTGCCTTGGCAGCACCCAGGCTGATGACAAATCTCATGATCTCATGGAACATGAGGTCCAAATGTAAAGgaaattactttgttttaaaagaaacaaactgcCCAGCCTCTCTTTGGAGTCCAAGGGAGCTGCTGAGGACTCGTTTTCAGTATTCCTAACAAAGGATTTTCCCTGTGAGGACGGAGGCCAAGGGTTTCCTACCGAGGCACAGCACAGATCTTGTAGGGCTGTGGGGCCGTCGTGATGCCCATCACGGGCTGGAGGCTGAGAGTGGTGTCCAAGGGTGGCTGGAAGGTGAATTTCTGGAGCAGAGAtgtgaagaagaggaagagctCGGAGCGggccagcagctctcccaggcaggCACGCTTCCCTGTGGAGACAGCAACCCATGGCATGCTCAGACTGTGCTCTTGCTGCTGCAAATGCTTCTGCCTTCCCTTAGGACCACAGCCCCTGATCCCTTCCCAGGATGAGCCTGCAGCCCAAACAGAGAAGGTGTGCTCTGGTGTGGCAAACAGGGGTGCTGAAAGCCACAtccccagggaagctgctggctggggtacCCCAGGGTGGCAACAGGGGGTCCCCAGTGAACTGAGCCATgggggagcaggagcacagagcaatGCTCCTGCCCTGGTGAAGGTGTTCCTGGGGTCTCTGGGATTCTCAGGCGGTTTTAATCATGTTCATCTCTCTTCTGTGCATGTGAAGAGAGATGAGAAAGGGCTCCGAGTGTGGTTGTGGTGCTTTGGGGTGACCATGTGAGCAATGTTagagcagcacctcctgggTGCATCTGCCCTTTCCATCACTATTTTCCTCTCTATCTCCATCTATGCAGTTGTAATCCCAATCCTTTTGCCTCAGCAGGAAAACATCACAAATCTGCAAATCTTACCAAGAGAAAATGCTACAAAGGAGTCCCTTTTCCAGAACTTCCCATCCTTCAGGAAATGCTCAGGGTTAAAGGTGTCCGGAGTTTCCCACTCATACTTGTCAAACATCACTGAGGTCATATTTGTGGTTAACATAGTGCCCTAGGAGGTGACAAGGAAAAAGATCACACTTTGCGTGGCACTGACAGAAAGATTGTCAGTTTTATCTTCCAATCTCTCCACAAAGAACATCCAGAGTCAAATTCTACTGCAGTTACTTCTCTGTTGTCCACCTGCAGTACCAGTTTTACTTACTTCTGGTCTCTGGAGGTGCAGTCATTAAAGAACAATGTTTTTCCCTCATCAGCAGCATATTTATCTTGGGCCAGAGTTCCTGTAAGAGCTCTGTGAGATGGGATCTGTTCCTCCAAGGCACCGTGCAGGGCTCTGCCCCATTTGTGCAGCTGGAGAACATTGGTTGGATGGCAAAAGTCCACGTTCAGCAGGAGTGAACtctggacagggcagggacGTTGTGTCTGTACAGGAGGGACCTGGCCTGGTGAATCCTGGCTGAGGAGCGGGGAGTCTccctgaggtgccagtgctgagGAGTGGGTTTACCTTTGGGATGAAGAAGCCATCCACGGTCGTGTCCTTCACTGCCACTCTTGGGACGTTGAAAGGGAGGATGTTGGCTTTCCTCTGCACCTCATGGATGACGGCGTTGGTGTAGGGCATGTTGTTCCTGTCCTCCAGCACTGGCTGCCGTGCCTGCCCGATGACGGCGTCGATCTCGGCTTGCACACGGGCTGGTAGGAAAGAGCAGGAATCAGCAAAGGCCCAAGGCATAAAACTCCTGGGAACAACCCAAGGCAGTTGCTGTGAGGGTCCCCAAGGACTAACGTGGAACCTGTGCCACCCTTTGCACCTCTTTTGTGTGAGTGCAGGGAGATTCCCAACTTTTCTGGCAAGAAAAGTGTCTCTCCCAAAGGTGTGAGGGATAAAAGCAAGGGGAAACCACTGACCTTTTGCTACTTGTACCTTGAATTTCTGGATGTAAGGCCAtgaagagcagagcccagcGCAGGGTGGAGGAAGTGGTCTCGGTCCCAGCAAAAAACAGGTCAAGGGTACAGGCGATGAGATGTTCCTCGCAGAAGGTGTCACTGTCCTTGTCCTTTACAGAAAGATGTGTTAGTTCCACAGGAACAGTGAGGGCTGTCCTGACACCAGGCTCAGTCCAAACCATGCCAAGGATTTGTGCTGAAGCTGCTGTTCCCCTGCACTCCTATCCCACTGATGAGTGCCCTGAGCTGACACTGATGAGTATCCATTCTAAGTTCCTAAAAGGCCTCAGAGGCAGCTCAGATGGAGAATTTGGGCTCATTTCCAATCCCTCGTGATTTCTGAGCCCTGCTGCAGAAGGGTTTGCTCAGTTTGCTCACCTTGGCTATCTCCTGCAGGTAGCTGTCAATGTAGTCCCGGCTCTCAGAGGGGTTCCAATCCTCCCTGTGTTTGTTGATCTGCTCTTTAATGTAGCTGTCCAACAACTTCGAGTTTTTAAAGATGGTTTGATGGGCTCCAGGGAGGAACTTCATTATAGATGGGAAAGAGTTGTAGAGCTGTGGACACAAAAGGAGAGTGAGAACTTGcatgaaacactgaaaagctCTTCTAATAACAAAGCTTGagcagcctgcagtgctgttcTTGCTGA of the Pithys albifrons albifrons isolate INPA30051 chromosome 10, PitAlb_v1, whole genome shotgun sequence genome contains:
- the LOC139676457 gene encoding cytochrome P450 2J2-like — its product is MLHFLWDSISFHTLLIFFIVFLFVADYIKNRNPKNFPPTPLRLPFVGHLYLMDFKDPPRAMKKLTEKYGDIFGLSVGNMKFVLVSGMRLFKEVLVNQGDDFLERPDIPTEVFSKMGLVSSSGHLWKAQRRFTLTTLRNFGLGKRSVEERIQEECRFLVDAFKDEQGNPFDPQFTLTNAIANIICSLVFGNRFDYHDEDFQNLLKLMYETVMLHGAITTQLYNSFPSIMKFLPGAHQTIFKNSKLLDSYIKEQINKHREDWNPSESRDYIDSYLQEIAKDKDSDTFCEEHLIACTLDLFFAGTETTSSTLRWALLFMALHPEIQARVQAEIDAVIGQARQPVLEDRNNMPYTNAVIHEVQRKANILPFNVPRVAVKDTTVDGFFIPKGTMLTTNMTSVMFDKYEWETPDTFNPEHFLKDGKFWKRDSFVAFSLGKRACLGELLARSELFLFFTSLLQKFTFQPPLDTTLSLQPVMGITTAPQPYKICAVPR